One genomic region from Candidatus Bathyarchaeia archaeon encodes:
- a CDS encoding hydrogenase iron-sulfur subunit: protein MGGEQTVVVSINQDYCSRCSICYSICPYEAIKRDAETGKVEIDIQKCQVCGICYSACPVFAIEIVYYDYESLVDYVESERKRTGTETLVLMCRGNSPSTREVEEILAEQGLSLKEYIPLRLPCSGRVPTEFIFKVLGSGIKNVVSIQCEDFFCRFKEGTKINTRRLLLGRRVLEELGFSRDAVRVVKYSRKAVYDTTKCVGCDKCVFICPYAAIEAEPFATPKILSDYCMGCGACALVCPHHAIQVKGFEFENVLKRYSDSAIKLKAEGKSPVILVFCCQWSEFSALDNPEGVFFKRNSIPLEVPCFKALDPVHVVNALRNGFDGVMAVVCSADDCKLQEGRDVAERNVTVLRDVLKKMGLIERFELYEASPRDAGKFEDRLENFVRRVAALPQIKPLKTEV from the coding sequence ATGGGCGGAGAACAAACTGTTGTTGTAAGCATAAACCAAGACTACTGTAGTCGCTGTTCCATATGCTATTCCATATGCCCCTATGAAGCCATTAAACGGGATGCTGAAACTGGCAAGGTGGAGATAGACATTCAGAAGTGCCAAGTTTGCGGCATATGCTACAGCGCATGTCCAGTTTTCGCCATAGAAATAGTCTATTACGACTATGAAAGTTTGGTAGACTATGTGGAAAGCGAGCGGAAGAGAACCGGAACCGAAACGCTTGTGCTCATGTGTCGTGGAAACTCGCCTTCAACAAGGGAAGTTGAGGAGATTTTGGCTGAGCAGGGCTTAAGCTTAAAGGAGTACATCCCACTTCGTTTGCCATGTTCCGGGCGGGTTCCAACAGAATTCATATTCAAGGTTTTGGGTTCCGGCATTAAAAATGTAGTTTCAATCCAGTGTGAGGATTTTTTCTGCCGCTTCAAAGAAGGCACAAAAATCAATACGAGGCGGCTTCTCCTCGGAAGAAGGGTTCTTGAAGAGCTTGGCTTCAGCAGGGACGCTGTTCGAGTTGTTAAATATTCTCGGAAGGCTGTTTACGACACTACTAAGTGTGTCGGCTGCGACAAATGTGTCTTCATATGCCCGTATGCTGCTATAGAGGCGGAGCCTTTCGCCACACCAAAAATCCTAAGCGACTATTGTATGGGCTGTGGCGCGTGTGCATTGGTTTGCCCACATCATGCCATCCAAGTTAAGGGTTTTGAGTTTGAAAATGTTTTGAAGCGTTATAGTGATTCAGCCATTAAGCTGAAGGCTGAGGGTAAATCGCCAGTAATCCTCGTCTTCTGCTGCCAATGGTCTGAGTTTTCAGCCCTTGACAACCCTGAAGGCGTCTTTTTCAAGCGTAACAGCATTCCGCTTGAGGTTCCATGTTTTAAGGCTCTTGATCCAGTGCATGTTGTTAATGCTTTGAGGAACGGCTTTGACGGGGTTATGGCTGTTGTGTGTTCTGCCGACGATTGTAAACTTCAAGAGGGACGCGATGTAGCGGAGAGAAACGTGACTGTGCTGAGAGATGTTTTGAAGAAGATGGGCTTAATTGAGCGTTTTGAGCTTTATGAGGCTTCTCCGAGGGATGCTGGAAAATTTGAGGATAGGCTTGAAAATTTTGTGAGGAGGGTTGCGGCTTTACCGCAGATAAAACCTTTGAAAACGGAGGTTTAG
- a CDS encoding sulfide/dihydroorotate dehydrogenase-like FAD/NAD-binding protein, with protein sequence MYEILRVEELAPKIKLFEVYAPEIAEKARPGQFIIVIINERGERVPLTITGYDPEKGSITFVFNEVGKTTRQLGLLKEGDSIWNITGPLGNPSEIKNFGKVLCVAGGVMIAPMLLQVKALREAGNTVVTVMGARIKELLFFKEELKALSHRLYVATDDGSEGYKGLDFLKDVLASERFDRCVAMGPVPMLQRVCELTKPYKIPTVVTLMPIMVDGMGMCGVCRVSVGGQMKFGCVDGPEFDGHLVDFDQLIKRQRMFLPEERLSALLWELGGCECDGK encoded by the coding sequence ATGTATGAGATTTTAAGGGTTGAGGAGCTTGCTCCAAAAATAAAGTTGTTTGAGGTTTATGCTCCTGAAATAGCCGAGAAAGCCAGACCCGGACAATTCATCATTGTGATTATAAATGAGAGGGGCGAACGGGTGCCTCTAACAATTACTGGCTACGACCCAGAGAAGGGCTCGATAACCTTCGTTTTTAACGAAGTTGGTAAGACAACAAGGCAGCTTGGCTTATTGAAGGAGGGCGACAGCATATGGAACATTACTGGTCCGCTTGGTAATCCTTCGGAGATTAAGAATTTTGGCAAGGTCTTGTGTGTGGCTGGTGGCGTTATGATTGCGCCCATGCTTTTGCAAGTTAAAGCCTTACGGGAGGCTGGGAACACTGTTGTAACGGTTATGGGCGCCCGCATTAAGGAGCTGCTTTTCTTTAAGGAAGAGCTGAAAGCCTTGAGTCATAGGCTTTATGTGGCGACGGACGACGGTTCCGAAGGCTATAAGGGGCTGGATTTTCTGAAGGATGTTTTGGCTTCTGAAAGGTTTGATAGGTGTGTGGCTATGGGTCCTGTTCCAATGCTTCAAAGGGTCTGCGAACTAACTAAGCCTTACAAGATTCCGACGGTTGTTACGCTTATGCCCATCATGGTGGATGGCATGGGCATGTGTGGCGTCTGCCGTGTGAGTGTTGGTGGGCAGATGAAGTTTGGTTGTGTTGATGGTCCGGAGTTTGATGGGCATCTTGTGGATTTTGACCAGTTGATTAAGCGTCAGCGCATGTTCCTTCCAGAAGAGCGTTTAAGCGCCTTGTTGTGGGAGCTTGGGGGGTGCGAGTGTGACGGAAAGTAA
- the trxB gene encoding thioredoxin-disulfide reductase translates to MEDWELIIVGAGAAGLTAGIYAVRSGLKTLILEEKIAGGTAADAPIIENYPGFERISGLELMQKIVAQCRRLGTEIHEFEKVTSLNLRGEEKLIETVKATYRSKAVIIASGTSYTELGVPGEKEFRGRGVSYCAICDGPLFKGKRVLVVGGGNSAVATALYLADLASEVNVVHRRDAFRAEEARVKALLEKPNVEVFWNTELREIKGEKLVNKVVLFNAKTGAVTELQVDGIFVQVGERPNSQLAKEAGVAVDEHGYIIIDARQRTNIPGVYAAGDVTNHPVKQVGTAVGQGITAALEAYGFIRRPYYFKQ, encoded by the coding sequence GTGGAAGACTGGGAACTAATAATTGTTGGTGCTGGCGCCGCTGGCTTAACGGCTGGAATTTACGCTGTTAGAAGCGGATTGAAAACGTTAATTTTGGAGGAGAAGATTGCTGGTGGAACAGCCGCCGACGCCCCAATAATCGAGAACTATCCGGGTTTTGAGCGGATAAGCGGGCTTGAGCTTATGCAGAAAATTGTGGCGCAATGTAGAAGGCTTGGCACAGAAATCCACGAGTTTGAAAAGGTTACAAGCCTAAACTTGAGGGGTGAGGAGAAACTCATTGAAACAGTTAAAGCCACCTATAGGAGTAAGGCTGTTATCATTGCTTCTGGCACAAGCTACACTGAGCTTGGCGTTCCGGGCGAAAAAGAGTTTCGCGGCAGAGGCGTAAGCTACTGTGCTATTTGTGATGGACCACTTTTTAAGGGTAAACGGGTTCTGGTGGTTGGCGGCGGCAACTCTGCTGTGGCTACAGCCCTCTATTTGGCTGATTTAGCCTCGGAAGTTAATGTTGTGCATAGAAGAGATGCCTTCAGGGCTGAGGAGGCACGTGTCAAGGCTTTATTGGAAAAGCCTAATGTCGAGGTTTTTTGGAATACTGAGTTGAGGGAGATTAAGGGCGAAAAACTCGTTAACAAAGTTGTGCTTTTTAACGCGAAAACTGGTGCTGTTACAGAGCTTCAAGTAGACGGAATTTTTGTTCAGGTTGGTGAAAGGCCTAACAGCCAACTGGCTAAGGAAGCTGGAGTGGCTGTGGACGAGCATGGCTACATAATTATTGATGCTCGCCAAAGAACAAACATTCCCGGGGTTTATGCAGCTGGCGATGTTACTAATCATCCGGTTAAGCAGGTTGGAACTGCTGTTGGGCAGGGGATAACCGCCGCCTTGGAGGCTTATGGTTTTATTCGCAGACCTTACTATTTCAAGCAGTGA